From a region of the Campylobacter anatolicus genome:
- a CDS encoding type I secretion system permease/ATPase: protein MQNEKIKDELLECLVIFTKLHNNPYSADALTIGLPVQEGEEIELFSLNGSKSLFSRAAARAGFVSTLVRKQIDEISPLVLPCILMLRGKRACILQSISPDRTKATIITPDISTGTSTIDIDQLKEEHLGYAYYLKREFVPEDNSSTHLIDAGKDHWFWGTLKRSRKIYFDVILASLVINLFVLASPLFTMNVYDRVVPNNAIETLWVLALGVVVVYGIDLFLKFVRSYFLEVAGKKSDIIMSSMLFERVMDMKFSNKPKSVGSFASNLKEFDTVRNFFSSASIAALVDLPFAVIFLAVTYFIGGYLVVVPVITILIILCYTFFIKDSLQNAIKSTFEASAKKNGILIESLSGLETIKTLGASGHVQWSWEEATGEIANRSIKSKMITTSITTITSFLVQLNTIAIIVLGVYMIKETELTMGGLIAAVMLSSRAIAPMGQVAALAANFEQTKNAYESLSKIMQMPVERPEGKKFVRRNSFDGKIEFKNVSFTYPETTKGSLDRVSFVIQPGEKVGIIGKNGSGKTTLQKLILGLYSPTEGSVLIDGIDINQIDPADLRRNIGYVPQDVILFKGTVRENIVQKAPYVDDMQIIKAAKISGVDEYINAHPLGFDMPVLERGDGISGGQRQSIAVARAFLLNSPIILLDEPTNSLDNTVENKLKQNLKASMANKTMLLITHRMSLLDLVDRLIVIDNGKILLDGSRDEVLQKLSGK from the coding sequence ATGCAAAATGAAAAGATAAAAGACGAGTTGCTTGAATGTTTAGTAATATTTACTAAACTGCATAATAACCCATATAGTGCAGATGCCCTTACCATTGGACTTCCAGTGCAAGAAGGTGAAGAGATTGAGCTATTTTCTTTAAATGGTTCAAAGTCATTATTTTCTCGTGCAGCAGCAAGAGCTGGATTTGTTTCGACACTTGTTAGGAAGCAGATAGATGAGATTTCTCCGCTTGTTCTGCCTTGTATACTTATGCTACGTGGTAAACGTGCTTGTATATTACAGAGTATAAGTCCTGATAGGACCAAAGCGACTATTATTACGCCAGATATATCAACTGGAACTAGCACTATTGATATTGATCAGCTAAAAGAAGAGCATTTAGGCTATGCATACTATCTAAAACGCGAATTTGTCCCAGAGGACAATAGTTCGACACATCTAATAGATGCTGGAAAAGATCATTGGTTCTGGGGTACTTTAAAGCGTTCAAGAAAAATTTATTTTGATGTTATTTTAGCCAGTCTTGTTATAAATTTATTTGTTCTAGCCAGTCCACTTTTTACAATGAATGTTTATGATCGTGTTGTGCCAAATAACGCAATAGAAACGCTTTGGGTTCTTGCACTTGGCGTAGTTGTTGTTTACGGTATAGATTTATTTTTAAAATTTGTCCGCTCGTATTTTTTAGAAGTTGCTGGTAAAAAGAGCGACATTATAATGAGTTCAATGCTATTTGAGCGGGTTATGGATATGAAATTTAGCAATAAACCAAAGTCTGTAGGATCATTTGCTAGTAACTTAAAAGAATTTGATACTGTTAGAAATTTCTTCTCATCGGCCTCTATCGCGGCATTAGTTGATCTCCCATTTGCTGTTATTTTTTTAGCAGTTACATATTTTATAGGCGGATATTTAGTTGTTGTGCCAGTGATAACAATCCTGATTATCTTATGTTATACATTTTTTATAAAAGATTCACTTCAAAATGCGATAAAAAGCACATTTGAAGCATCTGCTAAGAAAAATGGAATTTTGATAGAGAGTTTGAGCGGACTTGAGACTATAAAGACACTTGGTGCTAGTGGGCACGTCCAGTGGAGCTGGGAGGAGGCGACTGGTGAGATAGCAAATCGTAGCATAAAATCAAAAATGATAACAACTTCGATCACAACAATAACGTCATTTTTGGTGCAGCTAAACACTATTGCCATTATTGTTCTTGGTGTGTATATGATAAAAGAGACTGAGCTTACGATGGGAGGGCTTATTGCTGCCGTTATGCTTAGCTCACGAGCGATCGCTCCTATGGGGCAAGTAGCGGCATTGGCTGCAAATTTTGAACAGACTAAAAATGCATATGAAAGCCTTAGTAAAATTATGCAGATGCCAGTTGAGCGTCCAGAAGGTAAAAAGTTTGTCAGACGAAATTCCTTTGATGGTAAGATAGAATTTAAAAATGTTAGCTTTACATACCCAGAAACTACAAAAGGCTCGTTGGATCGCGTTAGTTTTGTTATTCAACCTGGTGAAAAAGTCGGTATAATAGGCAAAAACGGCTCTGGTAAAACCACACTTCAAAAGCTTATTTTGGGTCTTTATTCTCCTACAGAAGGCTCTGTTTTGATAGATGGTATCGATATAAATCAGATCGATCCAGCCGATCTAAGACGCAATATTGGCTATGTGCCACAAGATGTTATACTATTTAAAGGCACAGTTCGTGAAAATATCGTACAAAAAGCACCATATGTTGATGATATGCAGATTATTAAAGCCGCAAAAATAAGCGGTGTCGATGAGTATATAAATGCTCATCCACTTGGATTTGATATGCCTGTGCTTGAACGTGGCGATGGTATAAGCGGTGGACAACGTCAAAGTATTGCCGTGGCAAGGGCATTTTTGCTGAATAGTCCAATTATATTGCTTGATGAGCCAACAAATTCGCTGGATAATACTGTAGAAAATAAATTAAAGCAAAATTTAAAAGCAAGTATGGCAAATAAGACGATGTTGCTTATAACGCATAGGATGTCATTGCTTGACCTAGTCGATCGATTAATCGTGATAGATAATGGCAAAATCTTGCTTGATGGCTCAAGAGATGAAGTATTACAAAAGCTTAGTGGGAAATAA